One Eurosta solidaginis isolate ZX-2024a chromosome 5, ASM4086904v1, whole genome shotgun sequence DNA segment encodes these proteins:
- the tey gene encoding protein Teyrha-meyrha isoform X5, producing the protein MESNAFGSSHLPSQALVVLSEAASGLHEALRGQRPFPTRLPDAKDLHNMSLVGSYGTHLLHSFHPHLLQTLNHGMLAANGGPANYFASDRGLGKPSMLSNFQLPSAFSPPKYIGISLDQNLFNGNDSFRTDSASPTCTSHESMEGSNDYDNGEKGESPRSNNSDPRDLRHIHNNNGGGSNSSSSSSGGHVGIKSSSASAAATATSMAATAAAIAASVASTTSSPASIASHLGHHHHHTHHHHHHPNGGLLTAASLGGGLGGLGIPVSCASLRGMASGLSGLTTTGGGGIGVSIGSGGSSSSGSNSSGLGSIHNLPPGHVPDICPICGIKISAEEWNSHFLAELDRLYKLSSGMERTNLQASYMFAPPCPAQENAIRTSHNRWETFQRIRNNRQNRLRIKGRKRKYGNDLYFMENLFCNSCPICKRKYAIEAGKLPPEFLAKSFQEDTKVQDEIETVDVESCNDDVPDSGSELATHSQLVGNNMSHGGHHNTSMSSNMHNSNNQPGKLDGILYRTACVMNKETTTNCEDDLNATSTSGGGGGGGMSQNWNQTQHNAAATIQTQQGHISVKNVSELSSTTHHFYNADSCGAADERSSSGVGTAGNCNGKDVTMETCNANDSDEDVIVDDDDSIKMTTNLCSGKKRKYEETVVSSRTSNNPSPMLEQERPRSEPQVTSTEPNMEIANNNNNNNNNNNSKYNSFEELRAKQQQQQAEPDNGQSMCGNVNSGVTPNANLMVPGHTQLDTKVGFSSENKPDDENKCFICKV; encoded by the exons TTACCAGACGCCAAAGATCTACACAATATGTCACTTGTCGGCAGTTATGGCACACACCTGCTTCACAGTTTTCATCCACATCTACTGCAGACGCTCAACCATGGCATGCTGGCCGCCAATGGAGGACCAGCGAATTACTTCGCCAGCGATCGTGGCCTTGGCAAACCCTCGATGTTATCGAATTTTCAATTGCCTTCGGCGTTTTCACCACCAAAATATATTGGCATATCATTGGATCAG AATCTCTTCAATGGCAACGATTCATTTCGCACCGATTCCGCAAGTCCCACTTGCACGTCACACGAATCAATGGAAGGATCAAACGATTACGACAACGGTGAAAAGGGTGAAAGTCCGCGCAGCAACAATTCCGATCCGAGGGATTTGAGGC ATATCCACAACAACAATGGTGGCGGTAGTAACAGCAGCAGCAGTAGTAGTGGTGGTCATGTCGGCATCAAATCATCATCCGCATCAGCAGCTGCTACAGCAACATCCATGGCGGCCACTGCCGCTGCTATAGCCGCCTCTGTGGCGTCAACCACATCCTCGCCTGCGTCCATAGCAAGTCATCTCGGTCATCACCATCATCATAcacaccatcatcatcatcatccgaATGGTGGTCTGTTGACAGCTGCGAGTTTGGGTGGTGGCTTGGGTGGACTCGGTATACCGGTAAGCTGTGCAAGCTTGCGTGGTATGGCAAGTGGTCTTAGTGGCTTGACCACAACAGGTGGTGGTGGCATAGGTGTGAGCATTGGTAGTGGCGGTAGCAGTTCGAGTGGCAGTAATAGCAGCGGATTGGGTAGCATACACAATTTGCCACCAGGTCATGTGCCAGATATTTGCCCCATCTGTGGTATTAAAATTTCGGCAGAGGAATGGAATTCACACTTTCTAGCCGAACTTGACCGGTTGTATAAGTTGAGTTCGGGTATGGAGCGCACGAATTTACAGGCATCTTATATGTTTGCGCCGCCTTGTCCGGCGCAAGAGAATGCCATACGAACCAGTCATAATCGCTGGGAG ACTTTCCAAAGGATACGCAATAATAGACAAAATCGTTTACGAATAAAAGGACGAAAGCGAAAATATGGTAATGATCTGTACTTCATGGAGAATCTGTTCTGCAATTCCTGCCCGATATGCAAACGAAAATACGCGATCGAAGCTGGGAAGCTGCCACCTGAG TTTTTGGCAAAATCATTCCAGGAGGACACGAAAGTGCAAGATGAAATCGAAACGGTCGACGTTGAAAGCTGTAATGATGATGTGCCCGATTCTGGTTCCGAGCTAGCGACGCATTCACAACTTGTTGGCAACAATATGAGTCACGGTGGACATCATAATACATCGATGAGTAGTAATATGCATAATAGTAATAATCAACCAGGAAAATTAGATGGTATCTTATATCGAACCGCATGTGTTATGAataaagaaacaacaacaaattgtgaAGATGATTTAAACGCAACAAGCACCAGTGGAGGAGGCGGTGGAGGTGGCATGTCACAGAATTGGAATCAAACGCAACACAATGCAGCTGCAACAATTCAGACGCAGCAAGGACATATCAGTG TGAAAAATGTCAGCGAACTGTCATCGACAACCCATCACTTTTACAACGCGGACTCGTGTGGCGCCGCTGATGAGCGCTCCAGCAGTGGCGTAGGAACAGCAGGCAATTGTAATGGCAAGGATGTTACGATGGAAACGTGTAATGCCAATGACAGCGACGAGGATGTCATTGTGGACGATGATGATTCTATTAAAATGACGACGAATCTGTGTAGCGGTAAAAAACGAAAATATGAAGAGACGGTAGTTAGCAGCAG GACTTCCAATAATCCTTCGCCAATGCTAGAGCAGGAGCGACCTCGTTCAGAGCCGCAAGTGACCAGCACTGAGCCGAATATGGAGATtgctaataacaacaacaataataataataacaacaattcgAAGTACAACTCTTTTGAGGAGTTGCGTgctaagcaacaacaacaacaagcggaaCCTGATAATGGCCAAAGCATGTGTGGTAACGTAAACAGTGGCGTAACTCCAAATGCAAATCTAATGGTGCCGGGACATACGCAATTGGACACAAAGGTGGGATTTAGTTCGGAAAATAAACCGGACGATGAAAACAAATGTTTCATTTGTAAG GTATAA